Sequence from the bacterium genome:
ATATCTTTGCTCCTCCCTCTACTGTAAACGTCCATGTCTTTATTGCTGTGTTACCTGCAATGTCTTTGATTTCCAGTGCTACTGTATGTTCCCCGCTTTCTAAATCCTGAGCAGGAGCACATGTTATCTTTGTATCCGTTACTGTGGCATTACCCGTTACATCTTCGCCATCTAATAATAAATTAACTGAACTTACATCTATTCCTGATAGGCTATCCAAGTATTCTGCTGATATGGTTGGTTTTGGCTCCTCAATTGTACTTCCGTCTTCCGGCTGAAGATTTGTTATCACAGGTGGAGTTGCATCTACTGTGAAGGCTGATGTTGCGCTCGCTTTATTTCCTGCATTGTCCTTCACTTCAATAGAAATTGTATGTGTTCCGTCTTCAAGCACTATGGAAGGTGTATAACTTATTTTTCCTGTTATCTCATCATAACTTGCAGCTACTTCTACATCATCAAGCTTTAATATGATAGTTTCTTTATCTATCCCACTTGTTGCATCTTCTAATACTGCTGAGATCTCTGGCTGGTTGTTGTTTAGTAAAGCATTATCTGCTGGAGAAATATCCGAAATCGCAGGCGAAGTATTGTCTAAAATAAATGTTATTTCTTTAGATTCTGCTTTGTAGCCTCTTCTCCTGTGTGATCTATATGCAATTGCTTTGAGCTTGTGCTCTCCGTCTTCCTGAGACGAAAGATCTATATTGAACGTATGATTCCCTGACCTGTGCCACCAACGCCATGTTCTGTAACTTCCAGCTAAACTATCGTCTAAATATAAATCTATTATTCCTGCTCTGCCTTCCCATGATACATTTACATCTAAACTTGTTCCTCTTATGTATGAATTATCTTCAGGTGAAGTTATGTTGACTAATATTAGCGGCTTTTTAGGTCTTAATCTGAAGTTTAATGTATATGTTCTTCCTTTTCTTACATATATCCATCTGGAACTTGAGTAATATCCATTTACTTCGGCTTTTACTCTATATATCCTTCCCCAGAACCATACTTTAATATTCTTTATTGAATAATTACCACTTGCATTTGTTGTAGCTCTGTAACTGCCTGCCTGGACTGCTGCGCCAGATATGGCTTGATTTGTTAGAGAATCTGTTACCCTGCCCTGGATTGTTGCCGTTTTTATGGGAACTGGTTTGCGATTCTTTGACCACGGCCAACTATATGCAGGAGTTATGCTACCTAAGATTATTGAAAATATGAGTAAAAATACTGAAAGTTTTTTCATATTAGATTGTCTCCTTGAATGTTATGAACAAAATAGCATATAAATAAATGTGGTGTCAAATTTATAGTCCTGTATGTCCAAAACCTCCCGCATTCCTGGAGGTTTTGGCTAATTTGTCAACATACACTAAATCAGCTCTGCTAACTTTGTTAATTATGAGCTGTGCTATCCGATCCCCTCGATGGATTAAAAAATCCTTTTCCCCGAGATTCACCACTATAA
This genomic interval carries:
- a CDS encoding Ig-like domain-containing protein, with product MKKLSVFLLIFSIILGSITPAYSWPWSKNRKPVPIKTATIQGRVTDSLTNQAISGAAVQAGSYRATTNASGNYSIKNIKVWFWGRIYRVKAEVNGYYSSSRWIYVRKGRTYTLNFRLRPKKPLILVNITSPEDNSYIRGTSLDVNVSWEGRAGIIDLYLDDSLAGSYRTWRWWHRSGNHTFNIDLSSQEDGEHKLKAIAYRSHRRRGYKAESKEITFILDNTSPAISDISPADNALLNNNQPEISAVLEDATSGIDKETIILKLDDVEVAASYDEITGKISYTPSIVLEDGTHTISIEVKDNAGNKASATSAFTVDATPPVITNLQPEDGSTIEEPKPTISAEYLDSLSGIDVSSVNLLLDGEDVTGNATVTDTKITCAPAQDLESGEHTVALEIKDIAGNTAIKTWTFTVEGGAKILNEISSNDPQDLAIDTSRNLYILESGPARIYIYDKDAAYITYIQLENIIDPKGIALDKDNNLYITDTGNNRIKKLKLIEPDLFAYQLDTDFGIDGIVSDTLISPWGITVDDDTNINDINIYVTDNQANKVIEFDGQGKYITDFDRTEEAISDTEIIEHPFSNPKGITSTGYGTIYVADSGNNQIQESSASALNVIIGSEGTGDGEFQNPVDAAVSLYYIYVIDNGNLRVQKFLTEPRKETESQRPFEAKFDNLSLNNPTAIAIDSDLKREIIYIADNGNNRVLRVEIPIKSAEETALNPMKDKLTDKNVEGALEYFSEEVKEKYREILTDLEDELPQIAQDMDDMTLISINGDVAEYIITRIEDGEGIGYFIYFKRDENGEWKLQSF